Proteins encoded in a region of the Bradyrhizobium sp. CB3481 genome:
- a CDS encoding multidrug efflux RND transporter permease subunit codes for MNLGRLSINQPILAMVLSIVLLIVGALAYTTLPVSEYPQVVPPTVVVTTQYPGASAQTVSDTVAAPIEQEINGVEDMLYLYSQATSNGQLTITVTFKLGTDLDKAQVLVQNRVAIAQPRLPEEVQRNGVVTRKNSPDILMVVFMLSPDETFDQLYISNYALLQVRDQLLRLDGVGDIQMFGARDYSMRLWLDPDKIATLGLTSAEVVAAIRAQNVQIAGGQIAEPPISDRAFSPNLTFTGRLKDPKQFEEIVVKAGADGRTVKLRDVARIELGALAYSTNSFLLRKSAVAMLVTQRPGSNALATAKGINDTMERLKATFPKGLDYNIGYNPTEFIAQSVSELIKTIYEAMALVVIVVLVFLQGWRPAIIPIIAIPVSLVGTFAVMAALGFSINNLTLFGLVLAVGIVVDDAIVVVENVERHLEHGMSRRDAALRTMEEVGSALVSIALVLGAVFVPTAFIGGISGQFFQQFAVTIAVATAISCFCSLTLSPALASLILQPHEDKRPAARWNVIARGWDAFTGVFNRGFDRLSHGYARAADFVIRHAVVMLLLYVALIGSAGWLLITTPQGFIPAQDRGYVIVSVQLPGAASLARTTEVVREIERIALDTPGIIRVAAFAGFSGATRTQASNAAALFPVFADPEERHKKGLSAGAIANNLRMRLSSIQGAFIIVIPPPAVPGIGTGGGFTMRIQDRQGRGSELLAAATDELVGAARKAPGLTQVFSTFTANTPQLFVDIDRVKAQKLGVPIAGITETIQTYFGSSYVNDFNLFGRTYHVTAQADLPFRKETSDLARLRTRNAAGDMVMLGSVVSFRDISGPDRVARYNLYPASELQGDTLPGTSSATAINTMKRLATETLPSGFSFEWTDLSYQQVTGGNTGLLVFPICVLFVYLVLAAQYGSWSLPFAVILIVPMCLLAATIGVRIMGQDVNILTQIGFVVLVGLAAKNAILIVEFARDIELEGKSRLDAVIEACRLRLRPILMTSFAFILGVLPLVISSGSGSEMRQAVGVAVFFGMLGVTLFGLIFTPIFYVIVRNLAEGRNDKKPGVA; via the coding sequence ATGAATCTCGGCCGTCTCTCCATCAACCAGCCCATCCTGGCGATGGTGCTGTCGATCGTGCTGCTGATTGTCGGCGCGCTCGCCTACACGACGCTGCCGGTCTCGGAATATCCGCAGGTGGTGCCGCCGACGGTGGTGGTGACCACGCAATATCCGGGCGCCTCGGCGCAGACCGTCTCCGATACCGTGGCCGCGCCGATCGAGCAGGAGATCAACGGCGTCGAGGACATGCTGTATCTCTACAGCCAGGCGACCTCGAACGGGCAGTTGACAATCACTGTCACTTTCAAGCTGGGCACCGACCTCGACAAGGCCCAGGTGCTGGTGCAGAACCGCGTCGCGATCGCGCAGCCGCGCCTGCCGGAGGAAGTGCAGCGTAACGGCGTCGTCACCCGCAAGAACAGCCCTGATATCCTGATGGTGGTGTTCATGCTGTCGCCGGACGAAACGTTCGACCAGCTCTACATCTCCAACTACGCGTTGTTGCAGGTCCGCGACCAGTTGCTCCGGCTCGATGGCGTCGGCGACATCCAGATGTTCGGCGCGCGCGACTATTCGATGCGGCTGTGGCTCGATCCGGACAAGATCGCGACCTTGGGCCTGACCTCGGCCGAGGTGGTGGCGGCGATCCGCGCGCAAAACGTCCAGATCGCGGGCGGACAGATCGCGGAGCCGCCGATTTCCGACCGCGCCTTTTCGCCTAATCTCACCTTCACCGGCCGCCTGAAGGATCCGAAGCAGTTCGAGGAGATCGTGGTGAAGGCCGGCGCCGACGGGCGCACGGTCAAGCTGCGCGACGTCGCACGGATCGAGCTCGGCGCGCTCGCCTATTCGACCAACAGCTTCCTGCTCCGCAAATCCGCTGTCGCCATGCTAGTGACGCAGCGGCCGGGTTCCAATGCGCTGGCGACCGCCAAGGGCATTAACGATACCATGGAGCGGCTCAAGGCGACCTTTCCAAAAGGGCTCGACTACAATATCGGCTACAACCCGACCGAATTCATTGCGCAGTCCGTCAGCGAGCTGATCAAGACGATCTATGAAGCGATGGCGCTGGTCGTCATCGTGGTGCTGGTCTTCCTGCAGGGCTGGCGCCCCGCCATCATTCCGATCATCGCAATCCCCGTCTCGCTGGTCGGCACTTTCGCCGTCATGGCGGCGCTGGGATTCTCGATCAACAATCTCACTTTGTTCGGCCTCGTGCTCGCGGTCGGCATCGTGGTCGACGACGCGATCGTGGTGGTCGAGAATGTCGAGCGCCATCTGGAGCATGGCATGAGCCGGCGCGACGCCGCGCTACGCACCATGGAAGAGGTCGGCAGCGCGCTGGTCTCGATTGCGCTGGTGCTCGGTGCGGTGTTCGTGCCCACCGCGTTCATTGGCGGCATCTCCGGGCAGTTCTTCCAGCAGTTCGCCGTCACCATTGCGGTGGCGACCGCGATTTCCTGCTTCTGTTCGCTGACGCTGTCGCCTGCGCTGGCCTCTTTGATCCTGCAGCCGCATGAGGACAAGCGGCCGGCGGCGCGCTGGAATGTCATCGCCCGCGGCTGGGATGCCTTTACCGGCGTATTCAACCGCGGGTTCGACCGGCTGTCGCATGGCTACGCCCGCGCCGCCGATTTCGTGATCCGCCATGCCGTCGTGATGCTCCTGCTCTATGTCGCGCTGATCGGCAGCGCCGGCTGGCTCTTGATCACCACCCCCCAGGGCTTCATTCCGGCGCAGGATCGCGGCTACGTCATCGTCTCCGTGCAACTGCCGGGCGCCGCGTCGCTGGCGCGCACCACCGAGGTCGTCCGCGAGATCGAGCGGATTGCGCTGGATACGCCGGGCATCATTCGCGTGGCGGCGTTTGCCGGCTTCTCGGGCGCGACCCGAACGCAGGCGAGCAACGCCGCGGCCTTGTTCCCGGTATTCGCGGACCCGGAGGAGCGGCACAAGAAGGGGCTGTCGGCCGGCGCGATCGCCAACAATCTGCGGATGCGGCTGTCGAGCATCCAGGGTGCCTTCATCATCGTGATCCCGCCGCCTGCGGTGCCCGGCATCGGCACCGGCGGCGGCTTCACCATGCGCATCCAGGACCGCCAGGGCCGCGGCTCGGAATTGCTGGCGGCGGCAACCGACGAACTGGTCGGCGCGGCGCGCAAGGCGCCGGGGCTGACCCAGGTGTTCTCGACGTTCACGGCCAACACGCCGCAACTCTTCGTCGATATCGATCGCGTCAAGGCGCAGAAGCTCGGCGTGCCGATCGCGGGTATCACCGAAACGATCCAGACCTATTTCGGCTCGTCCTATGTCAACGACTTCAACCTGTTCGGCCGGACCTATCACGTTACCGCGCAGGCGGACCTGCCGTTCCGCAAGGAGACATCCGATCTGGCGCGGCTGCGCACCCGCAACGCCGCCGGCGACATGGTGATGCTCGGCAGCGTGGTCAGTTTCCGCGACATCTCCGGCCCCGACCGTGTCGCGCGATACAACCTCTATCCGGCGTCCGAGCTGCAGGGCGACACGCTGCCGGGCACGAGCTCCGCGACAGCGATCAACACCATGAAGCGGCTGGCTACCGAGACGTTGCCGAGCGGCTTCTCGTTCGAATGGACCGACCTGTCCTATCAGCAGGTCACCGGCGGCAATACCGGTCTGCTCGTCTTCCCGATCTGTGTGTTGTTCGTCTATCTCGTGCTGGCGGCGCAATATGGCTCGTGGAGCCTGCCGTTCGCGGTCATCCTGATCGTGCCGATGTGCCTGCTCGCCGCCACCATCGGCGTGCGTATCATGGGCCAGGACGTCAACATCCTGACCCAGATCGGCTTCGTGGTGCTGGTGGGGCTTGCGGCCAAGAACGCCATTTTGATCGTCGAGTTCGCGCGCGATATCGAGCTGGAAGGAAAATCGCGGCTGGACGCAGTGATCGAAGCCTGCCGGCTGCGGCTGCGGCCGATCCTGATGACCTCGTTCGCCTTCATCCTCGGTGTGCTGCCGCTGGTGATCTCGTCGGGTTCGGGTTCGGAGATGCGGCAGGCGGTCGGCGTCGCCGTGTTCTTCGGCATGCTCGGCGTCACGCTGTTCGGCCTGATCTTCACGCCGATCTTCTACGTCATCGTGCGCAATCTCGCCGAGGGCAGAAACGACAAGAAGCCGGGCGTGGCGTGA
- a CDS encoding ABC transporter substrate-binding protein, producing the protein MKSGLLAAVAVGGVLLAAPALAQGIKIGILNDQSGVYADYGGKWSVEAAKMAIEDFGGEVLGHKIEIVSADHQNKPDLGSAIARRWYDVEGVDMITELTTSSVALAIHELSKEKKKIDIVVGAATSRLTGDACQPYGFHWAYDTHALAYGTGGSLVEAGGDTWFFMTADYAFGYALEKDTSDFVKAKGGKVLGAVRIPLNSSDFSSFLLQAQSSKAKIIGLANAGLDTTNSIKQAAEFGIVKSGQKLAGLLLTLAEVHGLGLDAAQGLVLTEGYYWDRDPKSRNLAEKFFKRTGRMPNMIQAGTYSATLQYLKAVKAAGTKDAEAVAKKLKELPVDDDFAQGGKVMENGRMVHDLYLFEVKKPSESKKPWDYYKQLAVVPGDKAFPAAKDSGCPLVK; encoded by the coding sequence ATGAAGTCGGGATTGTTGGCCGCCGTTGCGGTGGGTGGTGTTTTGCTCGCCGCGCCGGCATTGGCGCAGGGCATCAAGATCGGTATTTTGAACGATCAGTCCGGGGTCTACGCCGATTACGGCGGCAAATGGTCGGTCGAGGCGGCCAAGATGGCGATCGAGGATTTCGGCGGCGAGGTGCTGGGCCACAAGATCGAGATCGTTTCCGCCGACCACCAGAACAAGCCGGACCTCGGCAGTGCGATTGCGCGGCGCTGGTACGACGTCGAAGGCGTCGACATGATTACCGAGCTGACGACCTCGTCGGTCGCGCTCGCCATTCACGAACTTTCGAAGGAGAAGAAGAAAATCGACATCGTCGTGGGTGCGGCGACATCGCGTCTTACCGGCGATGCCTGCCAGCCCTACGGTTTCCACTGGGCCTACGATACCCACGCGCTCGCCTACGGCACCGGCGGTTCGCTGGTGGAAGCCGGTGGCGACACCTGGTTCTTCATGACTGCGGACTACGCCTTCGGTTATGCGCTGGAAAAAGACACCAGCGATTTCGTCAAGGCCAAGGGCGGCAAGGTGCTGGGCGCGGTTCGCATTCCCCTCAATTCGTCGGACTTCTCTTCATTCCTGCTGCAGGCGCAGAGCTCGAAGGCCAAGATCATCGGCCTGGCCAATGCCGGCCTCGACACCACCAACTCGATCAAGCAGGCGGCCGAATTCGGCATCGTGAAGAGCGGCCAGAAGCTCGCCGGCCTGCTCTTGACGCTCGCCGAAGTGCACGGCCTTGGGCTCGACGCGGCGCAGGGCCTGGTGCTGACCGAAGGCTATTACTGGGACCGCGATCCCAAGAGCCGCAACCTTGCCGAAAAATTCTTCAAGCGCACCGGCCGCATGCCCAACATGATCCAGGCCGGCACTTATTCGGCAACGCTGCAATATCTCAAGGCCGTGAAGGCTGCCGGCACCAAGGATGCCGAGGCGGTCGCCAAAAAGCTGAAGGAGCTTCCGGTCGACGACGATTTTGCGCAGGGCGGCAAGGTGATGGAAAACGGCCGCATGGTGCATGACCTCTATCTGTTCGAGGTCAAGAAGCCGTCGGAATCGAAGAAGCCGTGGGACTACTACAAGCAGCTGGCCGTGGTGCCCGGCGACAAGGCGTTCCCGGCGGCGAAGGATTCGGGCTGCCCGCTGGTGAAGTAG
- a CDS encoding MAPEG family protein, protein MYHFTALVTLLAILVYFYSSILVSRARGKFGVKLPAISGNPDFERVFRAQMNTLEWLPIFLPSLWLFAIYLSDSIAALIGLAWVIGRILYVLGYAQAVAKRSLGFAIQALATIALWVGAFGTIVWRLVQG, encoded by the coding sequence ATGTATCACTTCACCGCGCTCGTCACCTTGCTGGCGATCCTGGTCTACTTCTATTCGTCCATCCTGGTGTCGCGGGCGCGCGGCAAGTTCGGCGTCAAGCTGCCGGCGATTTCGGGCAATCCGGATTTCGAGCGTGTATTTCGCGCACAGATGAACACGCTGGAATGGCTGCCGATCTTTTTGCCGTCGCTGTGGCTATTTGCGATCTATCTCAGCGATAGCATTGCGGCGTTGATCGGGCTGGCCTGGGTGATCGGCCGTATCCTCTACGTGCTGGGCTATGCTCAGGCGGTCGCCAAGCGCAGCCTGGGTTTTGCAATCCAGGCGCTGGCGACGATTGCGCTGTGGGTGGGCGCATTCGGCACGATCGTGTGGCGGTTGGTGCAGGGGTGA
- a CDS encoding lipocalin-like domain-containing protein has product MNASGRITRRGFVGGALLAGIGGKAFAQGYAGLSESGEGFAPVVPGRTFAFPADHGPHPEFRIEWWYVTANLSDANGNAYGAQWTLFRQAIAPGGSTEGWANQQIWMGHAAVTRADTHRVAQAFARGGIGQAGVEAQPFQAWIDAWEMRGIDPVSDENIAPLALKASGTDFSYALRLGALRPLVLQGDGGYSRKSLREQASYYYSQPHYSATGVLTIDDKPVDVTGMAWLDREWSSQPLASDQSGWDWLSLHFKSGDKLMLYRMRQSDGQHYGSGKWILPDGKAEQLASADITMTPLVFTEIEGRKIPTTWRVAVPKMALSIECTPLNVRCWMGTSFPYWEGPIRLAGSHTGVGYLEMTGY; this is encoded by the coding sequence ATGAACGCTAGCGGCCGCATCACCCGCCGCGGTTTCGTCGGCGGCGCGCTCCTTGCAGGGATCGGTGGCAAGGCGTTCGCGCAGGGCTATGCCGGTTTGAGCGAAAGCGGGGAAGGGTTTGCGCCGGTCGTTCCCGGCAGGACGTTCGCATTTCCCGCCGATCACGGCCCGCACCCGGAATTCCGCATCGAGTGGTGGTATGTGACGGCCAATCTCAGCGATGCCAACGGCAATGCCTATGGCGCGCAGTGGACGCTGTTTCGCCAGGCGATTGCACCAGGTGGATCGACAGAGGGGTGGGCCAACCAGCAGATCTGGATGGGCCATGCCGCCGTCACCCGCGCCGACACCCATCGCGTTGCCCAGGCTTTTGCACGCGGCGGCATCGGTCAGGCCGGTGTCGAGGCGCAGCCATTTCAGGCCTGGATCGATGCCTGGGAAATGCGCGGCATCGATCCGGTCAGCGATGAGAACATCGCGCCACTTGCGCTGAAGGCTTCCGGCACCGACTTCAGCTACGCGCTGCGGCTAGGGGCGCTGCGTCCGCTGGTGCTGCAGGGCGATGGCGGCTACAGCCGCAAATCGCTGCGCGAACAGGCCTCCTACTACTACAGCCAGCCGCATTATTCGGCGACCGGTGTCCTCACCATCGACGACAAGCCGGTCGATGTCACCGGCATGGCCTGGCTCGACCGCGAATGGAGCAGCCAGCCGCTGGCATCGGATCAAAGCGGGTGGGACTGGCTGTCGCTCCACTTCAAGTCAGGCGACAAGCTGATGCTGTACCGGATGCGCCAGAGCGACGGCCAGCATTACGGCTCCGGCAAGTGGATACTTCCCGACGGCAAGGCCGAGCAACTCGCCTCGGCCGACATCACGATGACGCCGCTGGTCTTCACCGAGATCGAGGGACGAAAGATACCGACGACGTGGCGTGTCGCCGTTCCGAAGATGGCGCTATCGATCGAGTGCACGCCGCTCAACGTTAGATGCTGGATGGGCACCAGCTTCCCCTATTGGGAAGGCCCGATCCGCCTCGCCGGCAGCCACACGGGGGTGGGCTACCTGGAAATGACGGGCTATTAA
- a CDS encoding ABC transporter permease: MKRALWTLAVLLSHWRRHPMQLATLLIGLISATALWSGVQALNQQARTSYDRAAATFGGARAAMLVASRGATFPQKLFVDLRRAGWPVSPVLEGRIQIEGRSFRLMGIEPVTLPAEVGNAPTVGKASLQSFMTPPGEMLVAPETLADLKLAEGARLEASGMSLPPLRVQPNLVPGVLVVDIGIAQNLLKMPDQLSRLLIGKAAGKHPSLEDVTGDRLRLVEPDAETDLERLTDSFHLNLTAFGLLSFFVGLFIVNSAIGLAFEQRLPTLRTLRACGVSARMLNVVLVLELVSLALVAGLVGLVCGYFIAGALLPDVVASLRGLYGAQIPGQLVLKPQWWFAGIAISIVGALAAAAASLTKALRLPLLATAQPFAWQLAQRRWLTYQSALALAAFAGAGAFLWLGDSLMSGFAVLAALMLGAALILPMFLEIALSIGQRYARQPIGVWFWADSRQQLSGLSLALMALLLALAVNVGVSTMVESFSRTFLVWLDGRLAADVYVNAANDDQAHEIKAWLRERPEVEAILPGGRADTQLAGAPIEVLGLPDHATYRDNWPLLQSADNAWTRLRPGNAALVSEQLARRMHLSVGDRIEVPASGGNWPLDIVGIYADYGNPKGQIAVNFAALTRRFPEIPLTRMGLRVATANIPALISALQDKFGLDDRNVADQATMKAESTRIFNRTFSVTAALNAFTLGVAGVALLTSLLTLANSRLPQLAPLWAIGITRRRLAAIELLKTMSVALITTIFALPLGLLVAWCLLAIVNVKAFGWRLPFHVFPVQLLWLTGVAMAAAFAAAALPVIRLARMQPASLIRIFANER; the protein is encoded by the coding sequence GTGAAGCGCGCGCTGTGGACGCTGGCCGTGCTGCTGAGCCATTGGCGGCGGCATCCGATGCAGCTCGCAACGTTGCTGATCGGATTGATCTCGGCGACCGCGCTATGGAGCGGCGTGCAGGCGCTCAACCAGCAGGCCCGCACTTCCTATGACCGCGCCGCGGCGACCTTTGGCGGCGCGCGCGCCGCGATGCTGGTCGCGAGCCGCGGCGCGACCTTCCCGCAAAAACTCTTTGTCGATCTGCGCCGCGCCGGCTGGCCGGTCTCGCCGGTGCTCGAGGGCCGCATCCAGATCGAGGGACGATCGTTCCGCCTGATGGGGATCGAGCCGGTCACGCTGCCCGCCGAGGTCGGCAATGCGCCGACGGTCGGCAAGGCCAGCCTGCAGTCCTTCATGACGCCGCCGGGCGAAATGCTGGTCGCGCCGGAGACGCTTGCCGATCTCAAGCTCGCCGAGGGCGCGCGGCTTGAGGCCAGTGGCATGTCACTGCCGCCGCTGCGCGTGCAGCCGAATTTGGTGCCCGGCGTGCTGGTCGTCGATATCGGCATCGCGCAAAACCTTCTGAAGATGCCGGATCAGCTCTCGCGCCTCCTGATCGGCAAGGCGGCTGGCAAGCACCCGTCGCTGGAAGACGTCACCGGTGACAGGCTGCGTCTGGTCGAACCGGATGCCGAGACCGATCTCGAACGCCTCACCGACAGCTTTCACCTGAACCTGACGGCATTCGGACTGCTGTCGTTCTTTGTCGGCCTGTTCATCGTCAATTCGGCGATCGGGCTCGCCTTCGAGCAGCGCCTGCCCACGCTGCGCACCTTGCGCGCCTGCGGCGTCTCGGCGCGGATGCTGAACGTCGTGCTGGTGCTCGAACTGGTGTCGCTGGCGCTGGTCGCGGGATTGGTTGGGCTGGTCTGCGGCTACTTCATCGCCGGCGCACTGCTGCCCGATGTCGTGGCCTCGCTGCGCGGGCTCTATGGCGCGCAGATTCCGGGACAGCTGGTGCTGAAGCCGCAATGGTGGTTCGCCGGCATCGCCATCAGCATTGTCGGCGCGCTCGCCGCGGCGGCGGCCAGCCTGACCAAGGCGCTACGGCTGCCGCTGCTCGCCACCGCCCAGCCGTTTGCCTGGCAACTGGCGCAGCGGCGCTGGCTGACCTATCAGAGTGCGCTGGCGCTCGCGGCTTTCGCAGGGGCCGGCGCCTTTTTATGGCTCGGCGATTCCCTGATGTCGGGCTTTGCCGTGCTCGCGGCGCTGATGCTTGGCGCGGCGCTGATCCTGCCGATGTTTCTGGAGATCGCCCTCTCGATCGGACAACGCTACGCACGTCAGCCGATCGGCGTCTGGTTCTGGGCCGACAGCCGTCAGCAGCTCTCCGGATTGTCGCTCGCGTTGATGGCGCTGCTGCTTGCGCTTGCAGTCAATGTCGGCGTTTCCACCATGGTCGAGAGTTTTTCCCGCACCTTCCTGGTCTGGCTCGACGGACGGCTGGCGGCAGATGTTTACGTCAATGCCGCCAATGACGATCAGGCGCATGAGATCAAGGCGTGGCTGCGCGAGCGGCCGGAGGTCGAGGCGATCCTCCCCGGCGGCCGTGCCGATACGCAACTGGCCGGCGCGCCGATCGAGGTGCTGGGCCTGCCCGATCACGCCACCTATCGCGATAACTGGCCGCTGCTGCAATCGGCCGACAATGCCTGGACCAGGCTGCGCCCCGGCAACGCAGCCCTTGTCAGCGAACAACTGGCGCGGCGCATGCATCTTTCGGTCGGCGACCGGATCGAGGTGCCGGCGTCGGGCGGCAACTGGCCGCTCGACATCGTCGGCATCTATGCTGACTACGGCAACCCAAAGGGCCAGATCGCGGTGAATTTTGCCGCGCTGACGCGGCGCTTTCCGGAGATTCCGCTGACGCGGATGGGGCTGCGGGTTGCCACGGCCAACATCCCGGCATTGATCTCGGCGCTGCAGGATAAATTCGGCCTCGACGACCGCAACGTCGCCGACCAGGCGACGATGAAGGCGGAATCGACACGGATCTTCAATCGCACCTTTTCCGTGACCGCCGCGCTGAATGCCTTCACGCTCGGCGTTGCCGGCGTCGCGCTGCTGACGAGCTTGCTGACGCTGGCCAATTCGCGGCTGCCGCAACTGGCCCCGCTTTGGGCGATCGGCATCACGCGGCGGCGCCTGGCGGCGATCGAGCTTCTCAAGACGATGTCGGTCGCGCTGATCACCACGATCTTCGCGCTGCCGCTGGGTCTGCTCGTCGCGTGGTGCCTGCTCGCGATCGTCAACGTCAAGGCATTTGGCTGGCGGCTGCCGTTCCATGTGTTTCCGGTGCAATTGCTGTGGCTCACCGGCGTCGCGATGGCCGCCGCCTTTGCCGCCGCTGCGCTGCCTGTCATCCGCCTGGCGCGCATGCAGCCGGCCAGCCTGATCAGGATATTCGCCAATGAACGCTAG
- a CDS encoding ABC transporter ATP-binding protein, protein MTKDSPNATGPVLHVTSLTKSYRTAGEEVAVLRGVNLTVAAGESVALTGESGSGKSTLLHLIAGLDAADGGEIRLADAQVGELSDADRAEMRRDRLGLVFQQFNLIPSLTVEDNLAFQSRIAGRHDAIWHNELVERLGLGRFLKRYPEQLSGGQQQRVAIGRALAIKPLLLLADEPTGNLDEDTADEVLALARDLVTRSGCGFLMVTHSARLAATLDRQVNLHAGVIA, encoded by the coding sequence ATGACCAAAGATAGTCCCAATGCAACCGGCCCGGTGCTTCACGTCACCAGCCTGACGAAGAGCTACCGCACCGCTGGTGAAGAGGTTGCGGTATTGCGCGGCGTGAACCTGACGGTTGCGGCCGGCGAGAGCGTCGCGCTGACGGGCGAATCCGGCAGCGGCAAGAGCACACTGCTGCATCTGATCGCAGGTCTCGACGCGGCCGATGGCGGCGAGATCCGGCTGGCGGATGCACAGGTTGGCGAGCTCAGCGATGCCGACCGCGCCGAAATGCGCCGCGACCGGCTCGGCCTGGTGTTCCAGCAATTCAACCTGATCCCGAGCCTGACGGTAGAGGATAACCTCGCCTTTCAGTCGCGCATCGCCGGCCGTCATGATGCGATCTGGCATAACGAGCTGGTTGAGCGGCTCGGGCTCGGCCGCTTCCTCAAGCGGTATCCCGAGCAATTGTCCGGCGGCCAGCAGCAGCGCGTCGCCATTGGCCGGGCGCTGGCGATCAAGCCGCTGCTGCTGCTCGCGGACGAGCCGACCGGCAATCTCGACGAGGACACCGCCGACGAGGTGCTGGCATTGGCGCGCGATCTGGTGACGCGCAGCGGCTGCGGTTTTCTAATGGTGACGCACAGCGCAAGGCTGGCCGCCACGCTCGACCGGCAGGTCAACCTCCATGCCGGGGTGATCGCGTGA
- a CDS encoding MFS transporter, producing MTAQPTPAGAWKITFLLFLFMLVNFADKIVVGLAGAPIMDELKLSPEQFGFLGSSFFFLFSISAIVVGFIVNRVDTRWVLLVMAVIWSVAQFPMVGTVGFVTLVICRIILGAGEGPAFSVAAHAIYKWFPDEKRTLPTAILSQGSAFGVILAVPALNWIIVNHSWHYAFGALGVVGLMWAVAWLVMGKEGPLVQTVETAAADPRVPYFQLLTSRTFIGCCAATFGAYWALSLGLTWFTPFIVKGLGFTQKDAGWISVLPWMFGAAIVLLTGWISQVMLARGYTTRGARGVLGSVPLIVGGAILSVMPHVNGAGLQIALLVVGSGLCGSIYVVCPPMLGEFTPVQQRGAVIAIYGAIYTLAGMIAPSVMGVVIQNAAVPLDGYITGFTINAVIMAASGLLGLLLLWPNSERKRLMAQAAAQPKFA from the coding sequence ATGACCGCGCAACCGACGCCCGCAGGCGCTTGGAAAATCACCTTCCTGCTGTTCCTGTTCATGCTGGTGAATTTCGCCGACAAGATCGTGGTCGGCCTCGCCGGCGCGCCGATTATGGATGAGCTGAAGCTGTCGCCGGAGCAGTTCGGCTTCCTCGGCTCCTCATTCTTCTTCCTGTTTTCGATCTCGGCCATCGTGGTGGGCTTCATCGTCAACCGTGTCGACACCCGCTGGGTGCTGCTGGTGATGGCGGTAATCTGGTCGGTGGCGCAGTTTCCGATGGTCGGCACGGTGGGTTTCGTGACGCTGGTGATCTGCCGCATCATCCTCGGGGCCGGCGAGGGGCCGGCTTTCTCGGTGGCGGCGCACGCGATCTATAAATGGTTTCCCGACGAGAAGCGCACGCTGCCCACCGCCATTCTCTCCCAGGGCTCGGCGTTCGGCGTGATCCTCGCGGTGCCGGCGCTGAACTGGATCATCGTCAATCATAGCTGGCACTACGCCTTCGGTGCGCTCGGCGTGGTCGGTCTGATGTGGGCGGTGGCCTGGCTCGTCATGGGCAAGGAAGGCCCGCTGGTGCAGACGGTCGAAACCGCCGCCGCTGATCCGCGCGTTCCTTACTTTCAGCTTCTGACCTCGCGGACCTTCATCGGCTGCTGTGCGGCGACCTTCGGCGCCTACTGGGCGCTGTCGCTCGGCTTGACCTGGTTCACACCGTTCATCGTCAAGGGGCTCGGCTTCACGCAAAAGGATGCCGGCTGGATATCGGTACTGCCCTGGATGTTCGGCGCGGCCATCGTGCTGCTGACGGGGTGGATTTCGCAGGTGATGCTGGCGCGCGGCTATACCACGCGCGGCGCCCGCGGCGTGCTCGGCTCGGTGCCGCTGATCGTCGGCGGAGCGATCCTCTCGGTAATGCCGCATGTCAACGGCGCCGGCCTGCAGATCGCACTCCTCGTGGTGGGCTCCGGACTGTGCGGCTCGATCTATGTGGTCTGCCCGCCGATGCTCGGCGAGTTCACGCCGGTGCAGCAGCGCGGCGCGGTCATTGCTATCTACGGCGCGATCTACACGCTGGCGGGAATGATCGCGCCTTCCGTGATGGGCGTCGTGATCCAGAACGCAGCGGTGCCGCTCGACGGCTACATCACCGGCTTCACCATCAATGCCGTGATCATGGCGGCTTCGGGCCTGCTCGGGCTGCTCCTGCTGTGGCCGAATTCGGAGCGCAAGCGGCTGATGGCCCAGGCGGCGGCTCAGCCGAAGTTTGCGTGA
- a CDS encoding glutathione S-transferase codes for MARYRLHCIGASGNSYKLALYLNCAGLDWEPVGVDFAGGQTRDPDWRTKINAMGEVPVLEVDGQLMSQSGAILIWLAETTGKFAPANDQRYEALRWIMFDNHKFTSNHAMHRFQNSFMPEPVHPAILSFLRARTEASFAIVEKHLADRAFMLGDKPTIVDFSLAGYVYYPKEETGFDIAVDFPALHAWRQRLAALPGCQPPYELMPVGSDLRQTMRRPA; via the coding sequence ATGGCCCGCTATCGGCTTCATTGCATTGGCGCCTCGGGCAATTCCTACAAACTGGCCCTCTATCTGAACTGCGCGGGCCTCGACTGGGAGCCGGTCGGAGTAGATTTTGCCGGCGGCCAGACGCGCGATCCGGACTGGCGGACCAAAATCAACGCAATGGGCGAAGTCCCGGTGCTGGAAGTTGACGGCCAGTTGATGTCTCAGTCGGGCGCGATCCTGATCTGGCTTGCGGAAACCACCGGCAAGTTTGCGCCCGCCAACGACCAGCGATACGAGGCCCTGCGCTGGATCATGTTCGACAATCACAAGTTCACCAGCAACCATGCGATGCATCGGTTTCAGAATTCATTCATGCCGGAGCCAGTGCATCCCGCCATACTGTCGTTCCTGCGCGCGCGCACCGAGGCGAGCTTTGCAATTGTCGAAAAGCATCTCGCAGATCGGGCCTTCATGCTCGGTGACAAGCCAACGATCGTGGATTTTTCCTTGGCGGGGTATGTGTATTACCCCAAGGAAGAGACCGGCTTCGACATCGCGGTGGATTTTCCGGCGCTCCACGCCTGGCGCCAGCGCCTCGCGGCGCTGCCGGGCTGTCAGCCGCCCTACGAACTGATGCCGGTGGGTTCGGATCTGCGGCAAACGATGCGCCGCCCTGCATAG